The genomic DNA ATACTCGAACAGAATCTGATTAAAGCGCATCACCCGCCGTATAACATTTTATTGCGCGATGACAAATCCTACCCGTATATTTTTTTGAGCGAAGGTGAAACCTATCCGCGCTTGTCTTTTCATCGCGGCGCAAAACAGAAGAAAGGCCGCTACTTTGGCCCGTTTCCTAACAGCGGCGCAGTGCGTGAGAGTCTCAATTTTTTGCAGAAGTTTTCGCGTGTGCGCCAGTGTGAAGATTCGTTCTTTCGCAACCGCAGCCGTCCGTGTTTGCAGTATCAAATTCATCGCTGTTCTGGTTCTTGCGTGGGTTTGATTTCGCCTGAACAGTACGCCAAAGATGTGGAAACCACTGCGCTGTTTTTGACAGGGCAAGAACAGCGCGTGATGGAAATACTGGCAAGCGATATGGAAAGTGCAGCAGAGGCGTTGCACTTTGAGCGCGCAGCCGAGTTGCGCGACCGCATTGCCAGTTTGCGCAGCGTGCAAGAGCAGCAAGCGGTGGAGCAGGGCGCGGCGATCAATGCCGATATTTTTGCCTGTGCACAGCAAGCGGGCGCAGTGTGTGTGCAAGTGCTGTTTGTGCGACAAGGGCGCATTCTCGGCAGCCGCAGTTATTTTCCCTCTTTATCGGTGGAAGAAGAAACAGCGCAAGTGTTGGAGAGTTTTGTCGCGCAATTTTATTTGGGTGCAGAGCGTGAGATTCCTGCGGAAGTGATTTTGTCGATAGCGGCTGCAGGAGAACACGCGGCTTTGCAGGCGGCGTTAACAGCGCGCGCCCATCGCAAAGTGTTGGTGAGTACCAGTGTGCGCACGCATCGTCAACAGTGGCTCACGATAGCGAGCAAAGCGGCACAAGAAAATTTATTGCAAAAATTAGCGAGCAAACAAAATATCGAAGCGCGTTTTGAAGCGCTGCGCGAGGTGTTGGGTTTGGATGCCGTGCCAGAGCGTATTGAATGTTTCGATATCAGTCATTCTTCTGGCGAAGCGACGGTGGCTTCTTGCGTGGTGTTTGATCGCCAAGGCGCACGCAAAAGTGATTATCGACGTTTCAACATTGAAGGTATTACCGCAGGTGATGATTACGCCGCGATGAAACAAGCGTTGACGCGCCGCTATCGCCGCTTAAAAGAAAATGACGGCGTGCTGCCTGATATTTTGTTGATCGACGGCGGCAAAGGTCAGCTCACGCAAGCCGTTGAAGTAATAGAAGAATTGCAAATTGCCGGCATGTTGCTGGTGGGTGTCGCCAAAGGCGCAACGCGCAAAGCGGGATTTGAACAATTGTTTGTGCACGGTGAATCGGTAGCGCGCATCCCGCCGGCTGATTCACCGGCGTTGCATTTGATTCAACAAGTGCGCGATGAGGCACATCGTTTTGCTGTTGCAGGCCACACCACGCGGCGCGATAAAAAACGCACCGCTTCACCCTTGGAAGGTATTGCGGGTGTTGGGCCGACGCGCCGTCGTGCGTTGTTGCGACATTTTGGCGGCTTGCAAGAAATTATTCGCGCGAGTGCTGATGATATTGCGCGCGTGCATGGCATTAGCCGTGAATTAGCTGATACGATTCACGCGCATTTACATTCGTAAAACTATTGATCTAAAAATACAGAGGAAACGGCATGAAATACTGGGTCTCACTGGTCAACACCACGGAAGTGGATCAATTTGTTGCCATCGCACAGAAAGCGGAAGAATTGGGTTTTGAAGGGATTACCGTGCCAGATCACCTCGTGTATCCCACAAAAATTGAAACGCCGTACCCGTACACACCAGACGGCAAAGTATGGTGGCCAAAAACCAATCCGTGGATGGATCCGTGGGTGACGCTAACTGCTTTGGGCGTTGCCACTAAAACACTGCGCTTGGCGACCAATATTTATTTGGCAGCACTGCGCGACCCTTTCACGGTGGCGCGTGCCACTGCAGCGGCGGCTATCCTCACCAATAATCGCGTGGCTTGCGGTGTGTCTGCCGGTTGGATCAAAGAAGAGTTTGATTTGATGGGCATTGATTTTTCCGCGCGCGGTCGTCGTTTGGATGAAGTGATCGCCTGCGTACAGCAGTTGCACAGTGGCGAAGTGGTTTCACATCACGGCGAATTTTTTCACTACGATGAAGTGATTCATTCACCCGTGCCGACACAAAAAATGCCCGTGTGGGTGGGTGGTGCCAGCAAAGCGGCATTTCAACGCGCGGCTAATAATGACGGTTGGTTGGGTGTGCCATCAAAGAACAAACGCTTGGCAGAGATCGTCAATATTTTGATGGAGCTGCGCAAAGCGAACGGAAAATACGGTCAGCCGTTTGATGTCGTGTTGAGCCCGATGGAATTGATGACCAAAGAGTTTTTGGATTCGCTCGACCCAGCAGCGACTTATCATTCCAGTGTGTTGCCGTGGACGCCGTCACCTTGGGGGCGCGCATTTTGGGTGGAAGAGGGCGAAGATCATCGCGAACTCGCAGTGAAATTCCGCGCGATGGAGCGTTTCAAAGCTATGATGCAGCAAGTGGGCGTGTGGTGAGCTTGCGAATACCGTAGAATCGAGCCATGAACTTACCCAACCTCCTATCGCTGCTGCGCATCCTGCTCATTCCGCTGTTTGTGTTGCTGTTTTATATGCCGATGCAATGGACGAACTTGCTGTGTGCATTTGTTTTTGGTTTGGCGTGCGCAACAGATTGGTTGGACGGTTATCTCGCGCGCAAATGGAATCAAACCACACCTTTCGGTGCGTTTATTGATCCGGTAGCCGATAAATTGATGGTGGTGGTGGCGCTGGTTTTATTGGTCAATCGTTATCCGCATATTTGGTTTGTGTTGCCAACGATTGTGATTATTTGCCGCGAAATTGTGGTGTCTGCACTGCGTGAATGGATGGCGGAATTGGGCAAACGCGCGAGTGTCGCCGTGTCTTATGTCGG from Pseudomonadales bacterium includes the following:
- the uvrC gene encoding excinuclease ABC subunit UvrC, whose protein sequence is MRMAFDSQSFLASVTSHPGVYQMYGVKMQGEAESLLYVGKAGNLKKRLSSYFRTSGLGPKTQALVSRIARIELTVTSSETEALILEQNLIKAHHPPYNILLRDDKSYPYIFLSEGETYPRLSFHRGAKQKKGRYFGPFPNSGAVRESLNFLQKFSRVRQCEDSFFRNRSRPCLQYQIHRCSGSCVGLISPEQYAKDVETTALFLTGQEQRVMEILASDMESAAEALHFERAAELRDRIASLRSVQEQQAVEQGAAINADIFACAQQAGAVCVQVLFVRQGRILGSRSYFPSLSVEEETAQVLESFVAQFYLGAEREIPAEVILSIAAAGEHAALQAALTARAHRKVLVSTSVRTHRQQWLTIASKAAQENLLQKLASKQNIEARFEALREVLGLDAVPERIECFDISHSSGEATVASCVVFDRQGARKSDYRRFNIEGITAGDDYAAMKQALTRRYRRLKENDGVLPDILLIDGGKGQLTQAVEVIEELQIAGMLLVGVAKGATRKAGFEQLFVHGESVARIPPADSPALHLIQQVRDEAHRFAVAGHTTRRDKKRTASPLEGIAGVGPTRRRALLRHFGGLQEIIRASADDIARVHGISRELADTIHAHLHS
- a CDS encoding TIGR03619 family F420-dependent LLM class oxidoreductase, with protein sequence MKYWVSLVNTTEVDQFVAIAQKAEELGFEGITVPDHLVYPTKIETPYPYTPDGKVWWPKTNPWMDPWVTLTALGVATKTLRLATNIYLAALRDPFTVARATAAAAILTNNRVACGVSAGWIKEEFDLMGIDFSARGRRLDEVIACVQQLHSGEVVSHHGEFFHYDEVIHSPVPTQKMPVWVGGASKAAFQRAANNDGWLGVPSKNKRLAEIVNILMELRKANGKYGQPFDVVLSPMELMTKEFLDSLDPAATYHSSVLPWTPSPWGRAFWVEEGEDHRELAVKFRAMERFKAMMQQVGVW
- the pgsA gene encoding CDP-diacylglycerol--glycerol-3-phosphate 3-phosphatidyltransferase; translated protein: MNLPNLLSLLRILLIPLFVLLFYMPMQWTNLLCAFVFGLACATDWLDGYLARKWNQTTPFGAFIDPVADKLMVVVALVLLVNRYPHIWFVLPTIVIICREIVVSALREWMAELGKRASVAVSYVGKVKTAMQMVALLLLLGAYKDASWIAIAGIACLYIAAALTLWSMLAYLKAAWPDLQQGMDKR